A region from the Lolium perenne isolate Kyuss_39 chromosome 4, Kyuss_2.0, whole genome shotgun sequence genome encodes:
- the LOC139830222 gene encoding uncharacterized protein, whose amino-acid sequence MAGFSSSDSGFDSSRSGRSNPFVGPSVAVIRDIPIAELVPVKLSTTAANFFPWKTYFGLLFREYDLLDHVDGTIDLLAMPHDPEWLAIDATIIRWFYQTVSNDIFRTVVRDGDSAHTVWAKITGLFTDNKIQRVTFLQQEFFGTHQNDLSLDEYVLKLKSLSDELRDLEFPIDDKIMLSTLSAGLGEDLSNAASNLTLLTMPTFEQAVAYLRLEERHLKHLRARAAHTAFVAGFSRGASTPSPRPTGPPSGFPAAGH is encoded by the coding sequence ATGGCCGGCTTCTCCTCCTCCGACTCCGGCTTCGACTCCTCCCGCTCCGGCAGGAGCAACCCCTTCGTCGGCCCTTCCGTCGCCGTCATCCGCGACATCCCCATCGCCGAACTCGTGCCGGTGAAACTCTCCACCACCGCTGCCAACTTCTTCCCGTGGAAGACGTACTTCGGGCTGCTCTTCCGCGAGTATGATCTCCTCGATCACGTCGACGGCACCATCGACCTCCTCGCCATGCCGCACGACCCCGAGTGGCTCGCGATCGACGCCACCATTATCCGCTGGTTCTACCAGACCGTCTCCAACGACATCTTTCGCACTGTCGTCCGCGACGGCGACTCCGCCCACACGGTCTGGGCTAAGATCACCGGCCTCTTCACCGACAACAAAATCCAGCGGGTTACCTTCCTCCAGCAGGAGTTCTTCGGCACCCACCAGAACGACCTGTCTCTCGACGAGTACGTCCTCAAGCTGAAGAGCCTCTCCGATGAGCTCCGTGACTTGGAGTTTCCGATCGATGACAAGATCATGCTCTCCACCCTGTCGGCGGGTCTCGGCGAGGATCTCAGCAacgccgcctccaacctcacACTCCTCACCATGCCCACCTTCGAGCAGGCCGTGGCCTACCTGCGCCTCGAGGAGCGCCACCTCAAGCATCTCCGGGCTCGGGCGGCTCACACCGCCTTCGTCGCCGGCTTCTCCCGCGGTGCTTCGACTCCCTCGCCTCGCCCCACGGGTCCGCCGTCGGGCTTCCCCGCAGCCGGTCACTGA
- the LOC127296305 gene encoding uncharacterized protein, giving the protein MARSMAATSTFLLPVLLLLLAIAAHSTASDSSTSAASLEAAALLNLSAVLADPSGYLSAHWTPVTPLCSWPRLSCDAAGSRVISLDLSALNLTGPVPAAPLSSLTHLQSLNLSNNLFNSSFPEELISSLSNIRVLDLYNNNFTGPLPAALPNLTNLIHLHLGGNFFSGSIPASYGQWRRIRYLALSGNELTGEVPPELGNLTTLRELYLGYFNSFTGGIPPELGRLRQLVRLDMASCGISGKVPPELANLTSLDTLFLQINALSGRLPTEIGAMAALKSLDLSNNLFVGEIPATFAALKNMTLLNLFRNRLAGEIPEFVGELPNLEVLQLWENNFTGGVPPQLGVAATKLRIVDVSTNKLTGVLPTQLCAGERLETFIALGNSLFGGIPDGLAGCRSLTRIRLGDNYLNGTIPAKLFTLQNLTQIELHDNLLSGGLQLDAGEVSPSIGELSLYNNRLSGPVPAGIGGLVGLQKLLVAGNKLSGELPPAIGKLQQLSKMDMSGNLISGEVPPAIAGCRLLSFLDLSGNKLSGIIPTALASLRILNYLNLSSNALEGAIPPSITGMQSLTAVDFSYNNLSGEVPATGQFAYFNSTSFAGNPGLCGAFLSPCGTTHGVATSGIGSLSSTSKLLLVLGLLALSIIFAGAAVFKARSLKRSAEARAWRITAFQRLDFAVDDVLDCLKEENVIGKGGSGVVYKGAMPGGAVVAVKRLSAIGRSGSAHDDYGFSAEIQTLGRIRHRHIVRLLGFAANRETNLLVYEYMPNGSLGEVLHGKKGGHLQWATRFKIAVEAAKGLCYLHHDCSPPILHRDVKSNNILLDSDFEAHVADFGLAKFLHGSNAGGSECMSAIAGSYGYIAPEYAYTLKVDEKSDVYSFGVVLLELVTGRKPVGEFGDGVDIVQWVRAVTGSTKEGVTKIADPRLSTVPIQELTHVFYVAMLCVAEQSVERPTMREVVQILADMPGTASVTLGTRPVAVEGEEEEQQQHDQDGPQGSSPQQDLLSI; this is encoded by the exons ATGGCACGCTCCATGGCCGCCACTTCCACCTTTCTCctccccgtcctcctcctcctcctcgccattGCTGCTCACTCCACAGCCTCCgattcctccacctccgccgcctccCTGGAAGCAGCCGCCCTCCTCAACCTCTCGGCGGTGCTCGCCGATCCCTCGGGCTACCTTTCCGCGCACTGGACGCCAGTCACGCCGCTCTGCTCGTGGCCGCGCCTCTCCTGCGACGCCGCCGGCTCGCGCGTCATCTCCCTCGACCTCTCCGCTCTCAACCTCACCGGCCCCGTCCCCGCCGCGCCGCTCTCCTCCCTGACGCACCTCCAGTCCCTCAACCTCTCCAACAACCTCTTCAACTCCAGCTTCCCGGAGGAGCTCATCTCCAGCCTCAGCAACATCCGCGTTCTTGACCTCTACAACAACAACTTCACCGGCCCGCTCCCGGCCGCGCTCCCCAACCTCACCAACCTCATACACCTCCACCTCGGCGGCAATTTCTTCTCCGGCAGCATCCCCGCGTCGTACGGCCAATGGCGCCGCATCCGGTACCTGGCCCTCTCCGGCAATGAGCTCACCGGGGAGGTACCGCCGGAGCTCGGCAACCTGACGACGCTCAGGGAGCTCTACCTCGGCTACTTCAACAGCTTCACCGGCGGCATACCGCCGGAGCTGGGCAGGCTGCGGCAGCTCGTGCGGCTCGACATGGCTAGCTGCGGCATCTCCGGGAAGGTCCCTCCGGAGCTGGCGAACCTCACGTCGCTCGACACTCTGTTTCTTCAGATCAACGCCCTGTCCGGGCGGCTGCCGACAGAGATTGGCGCCATGGCGGCGCTCAAGTCGCTCGACCTGTCCAACAACCTGTTCGTCGGGGAAATCCCCGCGACCTTCGCGGCGCTCAAGAACATGACGCTGCTGAACCTCTTCCGGAACCGCCTCGCCGGCGAGATCCCGGAGTTCGTCGGCGAGCTGCCGAACCTCGAGGTGCTGCAGCTGTGGGAGAACAACTTCACCGGCGGAGTGCCGCCGCAGCTTGGCGTGGCGGCAACCAAGCTGAGGATCGTCGACGTGAGCACGAACAAGCTCACCGGCGTTCTGCCAACCCAGCTCTGCGCCGGCGAGCGTCTCGAGACGTTCATCGCGCTGGGGAATTCGCTGTTTGGCGGCATTCCCGACGGGCTCGCCGGGTGCCGCTCGCTGACGAGGATACGGCTGGGAGACAATTACCTCAACGGGACGATCCCGGCCAAGCTGTTCACGTTGCAGAACCTGACGCAGATTGAGCTCCATGACAATCTGCTGTCCGGCGGGCTCCAGCTGGACGCCGGCGAGGTGTCGCCATCGATAGGGGAGCTGAGCCTGTACAACAACCGACTGTCCGGCCCGGTGCCGGCGGGGATCGGTGGGCTCGTGGGGCTGCAGAAGCTTCTGGTGGCCGGCAACAAGCTGTCCGGCGAGCTCCCACCAGCCATCGGGAAGCTGCAGCAGCTTTCGAAGATGGACATGTCAGGGAACCTGATATCTGGGGAGGTGCCTCCAGCGATCGCCGGATGCAGGCTGCTCAGCTTCCTGGACCTGTCCGGCAACAAGCTCTCCGGCATCATCCCGACAGCGCTCGCCAGCCTACGAATCCTCAACTACCTCAACCTATCCAGCAACGCGCTCGAGGGGGCGATCCCGCCGTCGATCACCGGAATGCAGAGCCTGACGGCCGTCGATTTCTCCTACAACAACCTCTCCGGTGAGGTTCCGGCCACCGGCCAGTTCGCCTACTTCAACTCCACCTCCTTCGCCGGCAACCCTGGCCTCTGCGGGGCGTTCCTGTCTCCGTGCGGCACCACCCACGGCGTCGCCACGTCGGGCATCGGGTCGCTCTCCTCCACCTCGAAGCTCCTCCTCGTGCTCGGCCTCCTCGCGCTGTCCATCATCTTCGCCGGCGCGGCCGTGTTCAAGGCGCGGTCTCTGAAGCGGTCGGCGGAGGCGCGCGCGTGGCGGATCACGGCGTTCCAGCGGCTGGACTTCGCGGTGGACGACGTGCTGGACTGCCTCAAGGAGGAGAACGTGATCGGCAAGGGCGGGTCCGGGGTCGTGTACAAGGGCGCGATGCCGGGCGGCGCGGTGGTGGCCGTGAAGCGGCTGTCCGCCATCGGGCGGTCGGGGTCGGCGCACGACGACTACGGCTTCTCGGCGGAGATACAGACGCTGGGGCGCATCCGGCACCGGCACATCGTGCGGCTGCTCGGGTTCGCGGCCAACCGGGAGACGAACCTGCTGGTGTACGAGTACATGCCCAACGGCAGCCTCGGCGAGGTGCTCCACGGCAAGAAGGGCGGCCACCTGCAGTGGGCGACGCGGTTCAAGATCGCCGTGGAGGCGGCCAAGGGCCTCTGCTACCTGCACCACGACTGCTCGCCGCCGATCCTGCACCGCGACGTCAAGTCCAACAACATCCTCCTCGACTCCGACTTCGAGGCGCACGTCGCCGACTTCGGCCTCGCCAAGTTCCTCCACGGCAGCAACGCCGGCGGCTCCGAGTGCATGTCCGCCATCGCCGGCTCCTACGGCTACATCGCTCCCG AGTACGCCTACACGCTGAAGGTGGACGAGAAGAGCGATGTGTACAGCTTCGGCGTCGTGCTCCTGGAGCTCGTCACCGGGCGCAAGCCCGTCGGCGAGTTTGGCGACGGCGTAGACATCGTGCAATGGGTGAGGGCGGTCACCGGGTCGACCAAAGAAGGCGTGACGAAGATCGCCGACCCCCGCCTCTCGACGGTCCCCATTCAAGAGCTGACGCACGTCTTCTACGTCGCCATGCTCTGCGTCGCCGAGCAGAGCGTCGAGCGGCCGACGATGAGAGAGGTCGTGCAGATCCTGGCCGACATGCCCGGGACGGCATCGGTCACCCTCGGCACGCGGCCGGTTGCCgtggaaggagaagaagaggagcaGCAGCAACATGATCAGGACGGGCCACAAGGCTCCTCGCCGCAGCAGGATCTACTCAGCATCTAG